In Leptospira harrisiae, a genomic segment contains:
- a CDS encoding AAA family ATPase: MSNSPSHLDYFKAKELFASELKNANYQFVQEKEETIFRFRTENASKDRILDCFGIVRNYIENFRIYNFEEGYISIQTLNENLFEPQKNLSGKFRIRFSFKSDLKVECSKHGDFSTKEIQTCVSLFHFLKTEGAEARDPRILLHQLGAEVYDPHLEKAKGNELGFDSVFGYEGVKAQILESLVFPVLKPEPFFEITKLTRKKPAPNLPRAVLFEGEPGVGKTSMAKIVSHLCGVPMVYVPIESILSKYYGESSQNLAMVFDAAALFPKCMLFLDEIDSLATSREDGLFEATRNLLSVLLRKLDGFAERSGTITIGATNRKSDLDSALLSRFDRKIYFPLPNKEERSKILEGYAKQLKPNERQKLAEILDGASGRNLKDYCDYVERRWITQNWEKEDFLSAPEISFYLDSFSDFGWKR; this comes from the coding sequence ATGTCCAATTCCCCGTCCCATCTGGATTATTTCAAAGCCAAGGAACTCTTTGCCTCCGAACTAAAAAACGCCAACTACCAGTTTGTTCAGGAAAAAGAAGAAACGATCTTTCGGTTTCGTACAGAAAATGCGAGTAAAGACCGAATCTTGGACTGTTTTGGAATTGTGAGAAATTATATCGAAAATTTTCGCATTTATAATTTTGAAGAAGGATACATCAGCATCCAAACGCTGAACGAAAATCTATTTGAACCGCAAAAAAACCTCTCTGGAAAATTTCGAATTCGATTTTCATTCAAATCAGATTTAAAAGTTGAATGTTCCAAACATGGGGATTTTTCCACCAAGGAAATCCAAACCTGCGTCAGCCTCTTTCATTTTTTAAAAACAGAAGGAGCCGAAGCCAGGGATCCAAGAATCCTCCTCCACCAACTCGGCGCTGAAGTGTACGACCCGCACCTAGAAAAAGCCAAAGGAAATGAGTTGGGGTTTGATTCGGTATTTGGGTATGAGGGAGTGAAAGCACAAATTTTAGAGAGTTTGGTATTTCCCGTTTTGAAACCAGAGCCATTTTTTGAAATCACCAAACTAACAAGAAAAAAACCAGCTCCAAATCTCCCTCGTGCGGTCCTTTTTGAAGGAGAACCAGGAGTGGGAAAAACGAGTATGGCAAAAATTGTTTCCCATCTTTGTGGGGTACCAATGGTTTATGTACCTATCGAATCCATATTAAGCAAATACTATGGTGAGTCTTCCCAGAATCTCGCCATGGTTTTTGATGCTGCTGCGCTTTTTCCAAAATGTATGCTTTTTTTGGATGAAATTGATTCCCTTGCTACTTCTAGAGAGGACGGCTTATTTGAAGCTACAAGGAATCTACTCAGTGTGCTCCTAAGAAAACTGGACGGGTTTGCTGAACGGAGCGGAACCATCACCATTGGTGCGACCAATAGAAAATCAGATCTGGATTCCGCCCTTTTGTCCCGTTTTGACAGAAAGATCTATTTTCCATTACCGAACAAGGAAGAACGCAGCAAAATTTTGGAAGGTTATGCCAAACAACTGAAGCCAAACGAACGCCAAAAATTGGCAGAGATCCTTGATGGTGCTTCCGGAAGGAATTTAAAGGATTATTGTGACTATGTAGAACGTAGATGGATCACCCAAAACTGGGAAAAAGAGGACTTTTTGTCCGCTCCCGAAATTTCATTTTATTTGGACTCCTTCTCAGATTTTGGATGGAAACGCTAA
- the fliN gene encoding flagellar motor switch protein FliN: MGEGSLSQEDIDALLGGFSGGGNAPAAGGSGGGGGLDDLDALVGGGGGDDNGPSFADIAAALGPSATPSPTRAGAKSQSSAGNNTANLNLLLDVTLQLTIELGRTTMFIKDVLQLTEGTVVELDKNIGEELDILANGKLVGRGKLIILDDYYGVQITQIVDPMERLGGPAFL; the protein is encoded by the coding sequence ATGGGTGAAGGTTCACTATCACAAGAAGACATAGATGCTCTGCTCGGCGGATTTAGTGGAGGAGGAAATGCTCCTGCTGCTGGTGGTTCCGGAGGGGGAGGTGGTCTTGATGATTTAGATGCCCTGGTCGGTGGCGGCGGGGGAGATGATAATGGACCCTCTTTTGCAGACATTGCCGCAGCACTTGGACCAAGTGCGACTCCAAGTCCCACAAGGGCCGGTGCTAAGTCCCAATCCAGTGCTGGAAATAATACTGCCAATCTCAATTTACTTTTAGATGTAACCCTCCAACTCACGATTGAACTGGGACGAACTACGATGTTCATCAAAGATGTCCTCCAACTCACAGAAGGAACTGTCGTGGAGTTAGATAAAAATATTGGGGAAGAACTCGATATTTTGGCAAATGGCAAACTTGTTGGCCGAGGAAAACTCATCATTTTGGATGATTACTATGGAGTTCAAATCACTCAAATTGTTGATCCTATGGAAAGACTTGGTGGCCCAGCATTTTTATAA
- a CDS encoding GNAT family N-acetyltransferase, producing the protein MNFESPYTLERIINPSDDLQSELWNLLHEFSISKLGDSNLEKKEFFAILIKEGETLVAASLCYLFFKGLNLQLLWVAEEKRGMDLGTKLLIQIEEEAKTLGATLVFGYSFGFQAPKFYTKLGYEEVGMIPNYPEGQNCYFLCKKLKTDSP; encoded by the coding sequence ATGAATTTTGAATCACCATATACATTAGAACGGATCATCAATCCATCAGATGATTTACAATCCGAACTCTGGAACTTATTGCACGAATTCAGCATTTCCAAGTTAGGTGATTCAAACCTCGAAAAAAAAGAATTTTTTGCCATCCTTATAAAGGAAGGAGAGACTTTAGTTGCTGCCTCTCTTTGTTATCTATTTTTTAAAGGACTGAACCTCCAACTTCTATGGGTCGCAGAAGAAAAAAGGGGAATGGATTTAGGAACGAAATTACTCATTCAAATCGAAGAAGAGGCCAAAACTCTAGGGGCCACTTTGGTATTTGGTTATTCTTTTGGGTTCCAAGCCCCAAAATTTTACACAAAATTGGGTTACGAAGAAGTGGGAATGATCCCCAATTACCCAGAAGGTCAGAATTGTTATTTCCTTTGTAAAAAATTGAAAACTGATTCTCCTTGA
- a CDS encoding RNHCP domain-containing protein: MVRESDLSKFQKISKKKRFDDEDEDFSSQKPKTKSHRFRSDVDEFRCVECKEMVFPPGFGTDQRNHCPNCLTSLHLDNSPGDRAAICGSKMEAISIWVRKGEWVILHRCKGCGVIHANRIGPDDNEALLVSLAAQAMAKPSFRLFRENPVEDPPDDKC; this comes from the coding sequence ATGGTACGTGAATCCGATCTATCTAAATTTCAAAAGATCTCTAAGAAGAAACGTTTTGATGATGAAGACGAGGACTTTTCATCGCAAAAACCCAAAACAAAATCACATCGATTCCGTTCTGATGTAGATGAATTTCGTTGTGTAGAATGCAAAGAAATGGTTTTCCCACCGGGTTTTGGAACCGATCAAAGAAACCATTGTCCTAATTGTTTAACGAGTTTGCATCTTGACAATTCTCCTGGCGACCGAGCTGCCATTTGTGGAAGTAAGATGGAAGCAATTTCCATTTGGGTCAGAAAAGGGGAATGGGTGATTTTACATCGCTGCAAAGGTTGTGGGGTCATCCATGCCAATCGCATTGGGCCAGACGATAACGAAGCACTTCTTGTTTCCCTTGCTGCCCAAGCAATGGCCAAACCAAGTTTTCGATTGTTTAGAGAAAATCCGGTGGAAGACCCACCGGATGACAAATGTTAA
- a CDS encoding SPFH domain-containing protein — MEFAYLGFWSVIAIYLIYKIFRCIRIIPAQDVLIVERLGKYSRSLRAGFHILIPFIDRDAYYHTLKEQSIDVQPQICITHDNVQVKVDGVIYLKIIDPVRASYGIEDFQFAAIQLAQTTMRSVIGTMELDKTIGEKDLINSTIVAAIDQASEPWGIKVNRYEILNIVPPKSVLDAMEKEKKAQIAKRSQVLLSEGERDSRINRSLGFKEEAVNKSEGEKQRRINSAEGKATEIEALAVATAKGIESIAGAISDQGGASAIKLQITKAFIHNFLNVAKENTEILIPADVMNLPNLIANLTEGKKPKA, encoded by the coding sequence ATGGAATTTGCATATTTAGGTTTTTGGTCGGTCATTGCCATTTATTTGATTTATAAAATCTTCCGTTGCATCCGCATCATTCCAGCGCAGGATGTTTTAATTGTGGAACGACTGGGAAAATATTCTCGGAGTTTACGAGCAGGATTTCATATCCTCATTCCTTTTATTGATCGTGATGCTTATTACCATACTCTCAAAGAACAGTCCATCGATGTACAACCACAAATTTGTATCACACATGACAACGTACAGGTGAAGGTAGATGGAGTGATTTATTTAAAAATCATTGATCCCGTTCGTGCTTCTTACGGAATCGAAGATTTCCAATTTGCAGCGATCCAACTCGCACAAACTACGATGCGTTCTGTCATCGGAACAATGGAACTAGACAAAACCATTGGTGAAAAAGATCTTATCAACTCGACCATTGTTGCTGCCATCGACCAAGCATCGGAACCATGGGGGATCAAAGTGAATCGTTACGAAATTCTGAATATTGTTCCACCAAAATCAGTCCTTGATGCGATGGAAAAAGAAAAGAAAGCGCAGATCGCCAAACGTTCGCAGGTGCTTCTTTCCGAAGGGGAAAGAGATTCACGAATCAACCGCTCCCTCGGTTTTAAAGAAGAAGCCGTGAACAAATCCGAAGGGGAAAAACAAAGAAGGATCAACTCTGCCGAAGGGAAAGCAACAGAAATTGAAGCCCTTGCTGTCGCTACGGCCAAAGGAATTGAATCCATCGCCGGTGCTATCTCCGACCAAGGAGGAGCTTCTGCGATCAAACTCCAAATCACAAAAGCCTTCATCCACAACTTTCTAAATGTTGCCAAAGAGAATACAGAAATCCTCATCCCTGCGGATGTGATGAATTTACCAAATCTCATTGCCAACCTTACCGAAGGGAAAAAACCAAAAGCATAA
- a CDS encoding SPFH domain-containing protein, translating into MGATVIVVFLVIVYIIKKTIIIVPEQSVYVKERLGVLNGVLKSGFYFMIPFVDQIRYRQNLKEQTIDIDPQVCITRDNVSVEVDGVLYLKVIDGEKASYGIDNFMLATTQLAQTTLRSEIGKLIFDNLLSERDEINGRVVSNIDRATDPWGIKVTRYEIRNITPPKQILLEMENQMKSERERRAEITISQGEKEARVNHSVGERQESINISEGEKIRLVNEADGRAQEITLISNATAKGLQLISEAISKKGGKEAVSLQITQEYLDALGQILKTSKTTVVPETLANIGGVFEGLSKITTKIPQVGE; encoded by the coding sequence ATGGGCGCGACCGTCATTGTTGTATTTTTGGTCATTGTTTATATCATCAAAAAAACAATCATCATTGTTCCAGAACAAAGTGTTTATGTTAAAGAAAGATTAGGTGTATTGAACGGGGTTTTAAAATCGGGATTTTATTTTATGATCCCTTTTGTAGACCAAATTCGATACCGTCAAAACCTAAAGGAACAAACCATCGATATCGATCCACAAGTTTGTATCACAAGGGATAACGTATCCGTTGAAGTGGATGGAGTCTTATACCTAAAAGTCATCGATGGAGAAAAAGCATCTTACGGAATTGATAACTTTATGTTGGCAACGACCCAGCTTGCCCAAACCACTCTTCGCTCTGAAATCGGAAAATTAATTTTTGATAACTTACTTTCAGAAAGAGATGAAATCAATGGCCGAGTGGTTTCCAATATTGATAGGGCTACCGATCCCTGGGGAATCAAAGTCACAAGGTACGAAATTCGTAATATCACTCCGCCTAAACAAATTTTACTCGAGATGGAAAACCAAATGAAATCCGAAAGGGAAAGACGAGCCGAGATCACCATCTCCCAAGGAGAAAAGGAAGCTCGCGTGAACCATTCTGTGGGAGAAAGACAAGAATCGATTAACATTTCCGAAGGGGAAAAAATCCGGTTGGTGAATGAAGCCGATGGACGTGCCCAAGAGATCACACTCATTTCCAATGCAACAGCAAAAGGTTTACAACTGATCTCGGAAGCCATTAGCAAAAAAGGTGGAAAGGAAGCTGTTAGCCTACAGATCACCCAAGAATATTTGGATGCACTTGGTCAAATTCTGAAAACATCGAAAACGACTGTGGTTCCCGAAACTTTAGCAAACATTGGTGGAGTGTTTGAAGGACTTTCCAAAATCACCACAAAAATCCCACAGGTAGGAGAATAG
- a CDS encoding NfeD family protein encodes MDFIFTNTPYIWIFLGLTLLFSEFLLPGTFVMFLGIGAIFTGILARLVSLEFYSQVVVWVLTSFVSILVGGSAVKRFFKSESSVDPFVKDDFLNQIVPVETDILVQRHGGKIRFQGTLWDAVSTDSKITKGNFVRILSRENLTFTVERVDS; translated from the coding sequence TTGGATTTTATTTTCACGAACACACCTTATATTTGGATTTTCCTTGGACTCACATTGTTATTTTCTGAGTTCCTTTTACCTGGAACCTTCGTGATGTTTTTAGGAATTGGAGCCATATTTACAGGGATTTTGGCTCGTTTGGTGTCTTTGGAATTTTATTCACAAGTGGTGGTTTGGGTACTGACAAGTTTTGTTTCTATCCTTGTTGGTGGATCGGCAGTAAAAAGATTTTTTAAATCCGAATCCTCAGTCGATCCTTTTGTCAAAGATGATTTTTTAAACCAAATTGTTCCCGTTGAAACAGACATTTTAGTGCAAAGGCACGGAGGAAAAATAAGGTTCCAAGGTACACTTTGGGATGCGGTTTCTACTGATTCCAAAATCACCAAAGGAAACTTTGTGAGGATTTTATCTCGAGAAAATCTGACATTCACTGTCGAACGAGTGGATTCATAA
- a CDS encoding heme-binding domain-containing protein has translation MKRFFFILLGVFLLLQLFPINRTNPSVTSEIQSGAEVKEILKRSCYDCHSNETVWPVYSYVFPASLLISHHVEEGREELNFSEFGKLAERKQNKKIYEIWEQVDEGEMPPKDYLLLHPNAKLSDKDKEILKQWSEGFSGESE, from the coding sequence GTGAAACGATTTTTTTTCATCCTACTTGGAGTCTTCCTCCTCCTCCAATTGTTCCCAATCAACCGTACGAATCCATCTGTTACATCGGAAATCCAATCCGGTGCAGAGGTCAAAGAAATCCTAAAACGAAGTTGTTACGACTGTCACTCGAACGAAACCGTTTGGCCCGTTTACTCTTATGTTTTTCCTGCATCCTTACTGATTTCCCATCATGTGGAGGAAGGACGAGAAGAATTGAATTTTTCCGAGTTTGGAAAATTGGCAGAACGAAAACAAAATAAAAAAATCTACGAGATTTGGGAACAAGTGGATGAAGGGGAGATGCCACCGAAAGACTATCTTTTGTTACATCCAAATGCTAAGTTATCTGACAAAGACAAAGAAATTTTGAAACAATGGTCAGAAGGTTTTAGCGGGGAATCGGAATGA
- the argH gene encoding argininosuccinate lyase, whose protein sequence is MKEKKLWGGRFDAPPSSLMVRIGESISFDKELYAHDIEGSISHSRMLKRIGILSESEQRKIETGLIQIKKEIDSGKFEFKIENEDIHMSIESRLTELLGDLGKKLHTGRSRNDQVSQDVRLYIKTEVESILVFLMDLLGAWVGKAEAHTKTIIPGYTHLQIAQPIRASHYFLSHFWANVRDFEDFLDAYDRADELVLGSGALAGVNYATDREFLKKDLSLSRISENSMDAVSQRDHIFKFLFAASQFMIHVSRFCEEIILYTSQEFSYFKLPDHLTTGSSIMPQKKNPDVAELIRGKAGRVIGSLTHVLVMLKGTPLSYNRDFQEDKLPLFDTVKQVKLSIEGVRDMVLGIQVFPENAIRSLRFGFATATDLADWLVSAKGIPFRTAHEIVGELVKHCSSKGYDLFTIPSGERGQIHAVLTDPGYEAAISLETSCDKKDVMGGTSFLRQKEQIKRAKAKVNELTKKLKSIESKGKK, encoded by the coding sequence ATGAAAGAGAAAAAATTATGGGGAGGACGATTTGACGCCCCCCCATCTTCACTTATGGTTCGTATCGGTGAATCAATTAGTTTTGATAAAGAACTATATGCTCACGATATAGAAGGTTCCATTTCTCATTCCCGAATGTTGAAACGAATAGGAATCCTTTCTGAATCGGAACAGAGAAAAATTGAAACTGGTCTTATTCAGATCAAAAAGGAAATTGATTCTGGGAAGTTTGAATTTAAAATAGAAAACGAAGACATACATATGTCTATTGAATCTCGCCTAACGGAACTATTGGGAGATTTAGGAAAAAAACTACATACTGGTCGAAGCCGAAATGACCAAGTTTCGCAAGATGTCCGTTTATATATAAAAACAGAAGTCGAATCCATTTTGGTTTTTCTTATGGATTTACTTGGGGCTTGGGTTGGTAAAGCAGAGGCCCATACAAAAACCATTATTCCTGGATACACCCACTTACAAATTGCGCAGCCGATTCGTGCCTCTCATTATTTTTTATCTCATTTTTGGGCCAATGTTCGTGATTTTGAAGATTTTTTGGATGCTTATGATAGGGCCGATGAATTGGTGTTAGGTTCTGGTGCTCTTGCGGGAGTCAATTACGCCACAGACAGAGAGTTCTTAAAAAAGGATTTATCTTTATCAAGGATTTCAGAAAATTCAATGGATGCCGTGAGCCAAAGAGATCATATTTTTAAATTTCTTTTTGCAGCTTCTCAGTTCATGATCCATGTTTCTCGTTTTTGTGAAGAGATAATCCTCTACACATCTCAGGAATTCAGTTATTTTAAACTCCCTGACCACCTAACCACTGGCTCCTCTATTATGCCGCAAAAGAAAAATCCAGACGTAGCAGAACTGATTCGCGGGAAGGCGGGACGTGTGATTGGAAGTTTGACCCATGTGCTTGTGATGTTAAAAGGAACTCCTTTGTCGTATAACAGGGATTTCCAAGAAGACAAACTCCCGTTATTTGATACGGTCAAACAGGTGAAATTGAGTATAGAAGGGGTTCGGGATATGGTTCTCGGAATCCAAGTGTTTCCTGAAAATGCAATTCGTAGTCTAAGGTTTGGATTTGCAACAGCGACCGACTTGGCGGATTGGCTTGTCAGTGCCAAAGGAATTCCATTTCGGACTGCCCATGAAATTGTGGGGGAACTGGTAAAACACTGCTCTTCCAAAGGTTATGATTTATTTACCATTCCTAGTGGAGAAAGGGGTCAAATCCATGCGGTACTCACTGATCCTGGGTATGAAGCCGCAATTTCTCTAGAAACTTCTTGTGACAAAAAAGATGTGATGGGAGGGACTTCGTTCCTTCGTCAAAAAGAACAAATCAAAAGGGCCAAGGCAAAGGTAAACGAATTGACCAAAAAGCTAAAATCGATAGAATCCAAAGGTAAAAAATAA
- a CDS encoding peptidylprolyl isomerase — protein MKLSVVHQLSFLAFLFLSLTQTIFCSDQTFKKITYEPVPYSPSKVIVKRQDVTGVKLPEKPAIYAVLSTTAGDLVIELYDAAAPKTVQNFIDLAQGEKEFKTDKGSERRPYYDGLKFHRVIENFMAQGGCPRGDGTGGPGFQIEDEINGKALGLDKVKIKDAPQYQSQLQRAVLAEFKIQSRAEFEEKRTEVEKAYQEAMELPVLEVLHRVGYRYNEVLPSKKAVRGALAMANAGPNTNGSQFFINQVDTPHLDGLHTVFGFLVSGYDVLDRIIEKGNLQTTIRKVVVIDKRQ, from the coding sequence ATGAAGCTCAGCGTAGTCCATCAACTCTCTTTTTTAGCCTTTCTCTTTTTGTCATTAACACAGACCATTTTTTGTAGTGACCAAACTTTCAAAAAGATCACATACGAACCGGTTCCTTATTCACCTTCGAAAGTAATCGTCAAACGCCAAGACGTAACCGGAGTCAAACTCCCGGAAAAACCAGCCATTTACGCTGTGCTCTCAACCACAGCAGGAGACTTGGTCATCGAACTTTACGATGCAGCCGCTCCCAAAACGGTGCAGAACTTTATTGATTTAGCCCAAGGAGAAAAAGAATTCAAAACCGATAAAGGCTCTGAACGAAGACCATATTACGATGGACTCAAATTCCATCGTGTCATCGAAAACTTTATGGCACAAGGTGGATGTCCAAGAGGGGATGGAACTGGTGGGCCTGGATTTCAAATCGAAGATGAGATCAATGGGAAGGCTCTTGGCCTCGACAAAGTCAAAATCAAAGATGCACCTCAATACCAATCCCAACTCCAACGAGCAGTCCTTGCGGAATTTAAAATCCAGTCTAGGGCTGAGTTTGAAGAGAAACGAACCGAAGTAGAAAAAGCTTACCAAGAAGCTATGGAATTACCTGTGTTAGAAGTATTGCACCGAGTTGGATACCGTTACAACGAAGTACTTCCTAGTAAGAAAGCAGTTCGAGGTGCCTTGGCGATGGCAAATGCAGGACCCAATACCAATGGATCTCAGTTTTTCATCAACCAAGTGGACACTCCTCATTTAGATGGACTTCATACTGTATTTGGATTTTTAGTTTCTGGATACGATGTACTTGACCGAATCATTGAAAAAGGAAACCTACAGACGACAATCCGTAAGGTTGTGGTCATAGACAAACGCCAATGA
- the fliM gene encoding flagellar motor switch protein FliM — MTEILSQDEIDALLNAISSGEVSEDEYSSVGEQKKVKIYDFKRPDKFSKDQIRTLQMMHETFARLATTGLSAQLRALVVVHVASVDQLTYEEFIRSIPNPTTLAVINMDPLRGSAILEIDPSISFTIIDRLFGGKGESSKVNRELSDIELSVMEGIIVRILGNLRESWSTVIDLRPRLGNIETNPQFAQVVPPNDMVVLITLETKVGEVEGMTNLCIPYITIEPIINKLSAQYWYSSIRKGEVDENRAVIQERLDQVKIPLISEVGSVDISLNDLMNLHVGDVIKLENTPIKTDLMVKVGDRSKFKATPGRVGNRLAIQIGDSIEDIPDELLGSTRSEQEY; from the coding sequence ATGACGGAAATCCTTTCCCAAGATGAAATTGATGCCCTGTTAAATGCCATCTCCTCCGGCGAAGTTTCGGAGGATGAATACTCATCGGTTGGGGAACAAAAGAAAGTCAAAATCTACGACTTCAAACGTCCGGATAAATTTTCAAAAGACCAAATTAGAACACTCCAGATGATGCATGAGACCTTTGCTCGTTTGGCAACCACTGGTCTATCAGCACAGCTGCGAGCTCTCGTTGTGGTGCACGTGGCATCAGTGGATCAGTTAACTTACGAAGAATTCATTCGTTCCATCCCGAACCCAACGACACTTGCGGTCATCAATATGGACCCTCTTCGCGGATCTGCCATTTTAGAAATTGACCCTTCGATTTCCTTTACTATCATCGATCGTTTGTTTGGTGGTAAGGGTGAGTCCTCTAAGGTAAATCGCGAACTTTCGGATATCGAGTTATCGGTTATGGAAGGGATCATTGTTAGGATTCTTGGAAACTTACGCGAGTCTTGGTCAACGGTAATTGATTTACGTCCAAGACTTGGAAACATCGAAACAAACCCACAATTCGCACAGGTAGTTCCTCCCAATGACATGGTGGTATTGATTACCCTCGAAACGAAAGTGGGAGAAGTGGAAGGGATGACAAACCTTTGTATTCCCTACATCACCATTGAACCTATTATCAATAAACTTTCTGCCCAGTACTGGTATTCCTCGATTCGTAAAGGAGAAGTGGACGAAAACCGTGCCGTCATCCAAGAACGACTCGACCAGGTCAAAATCCCTCTGATTTCCGAAGTGGGAAGTGTGGATATTTCTCTGAATGATCTCATGAACTTACATGTGGGTGATGTGATCAAACTGGAAAACACGCCGATCAAAACCGACCTTATGGTAAAGGTGGGGGATCGTAGTAAGTTCAAGGCCACACCAGGCCGAGTAGGAAACCGTCTTGCCATTCAAATTGGTGATAGCATTGAGGACATTCCAGACGAACTTCTTGGATCTACTAGATCGGAACAAGAATACTGA
- a CDS encoding alkaline phosphatase family protein has translation MRKIHFFFSLGILCLCSSNISIDAKPNKTIEKYKEKSAKIHQMIVLSIDGFPAYYWTDPKYHSYFPHLSEIFQKYGISEIKTINPSVTYPAHTSMVTGKDPGEHGIYNNTLSDPFEKNDGGWMWYAEDISSPTLWDLAKDNHKTTANVFWPVTVGANIDWNLPQYWRKKIPEDDKLLRVLSTKDLHKEAELTVGFPLNDVSKDEVKLKTATWLFQKKNPDLMFVYTTDLDTSHHGFGPGSEKALSRLLELDNSIFSFLQSVGAFTPKGPAIVIVSDHGFHSADSICAPNVVLKQKGYINDEAGTYNLTFKSSGGSSILLPGSGFQVPETEVQSIVSEILTACPGSEWISSSSSTSGPLGELEKPIPGEIDTSFIQKKIHPQALGLFYTKQALFFSGTRKGELFTKSQSKIHGHGYWNGNPEMKTIGFVYDPTGKKHKFESVKDVFGIVKDMLGLKEKKTKGPRLPTHTKP, from the coding sequence ATGCGAAAAATCCATTTCTTCTTTTCATTAGGTATTCTTTGTTTGTGTTCCTCAAACATTTCCATAGATGCCAAACCTAACAAAACAATTGAAAAATATAAGGAAAAATCTGCGAAGATTCACCAAATGATTGTTTTGTCCATTGATGGATTTCCGGCTTACTACTGGACTGATCCCAAATACCATTCTTATTTCCCCCACTTAAGCGAAATCTTTCAGAAATACGGAATTTCCGAAATAAAAACCATCAATCCTTCGGTTACGTATCCGGCTCATACTTCTATGGTGACTGGAAAAGATCCCGGTGAACACGGGATCTACAACAATACCTTGTCCGATCCCTTTGAAAAAAATGATGGGGGATGGATGTGGTATGCGGAAGATATCTCAAGTCCCACACTTTGGGATTTAGCAAAAGACAATCACAAAACCACTGCCAATGTGTTTTGGCCCGTGACAGTGGGTGCAAATATTGATTGGAACCTTCCTCAATACTGGCGAAAAAAAATCCCTGAAGATGACAAACTCCTTCGGGTTTTGTCCACAAAGGATCTTCACAAAGAAGCTGAACTAACCGTAGGATTTCCGTTAAACGATGTTTCCAAAGACGAAGTGAAATTAAAAACAGCCACTTGGCTCTTTCAGAAAAAAAATCCAGATCTTATGTTTGTCTATACTACGGATTTGGATACCAGCCACCATGGATTTGGCCCAGGATCAGAAAAAGCCCTTTCACGACTCTTGGAACTTGACAATTCCATCTTTTCTTTTTTGCAATCGGTAGGAGCCTTCACTCCCAAAGGACCGGCGATCGTAATTGTTTCCGACCACGGCTTCCATTCCGCAGATTCAATTTGTGCACCAAATGTAGTTTTAAAACAAAAAGGTTATATCAATGACGAGGCTGGCACCTACAATTTAACCTTTAAAAGTTCTGGTGGCTCATCCATCCTTTTGCCAGGTTCCGGTTTCCAAGTGCCGGAAACGGAAGTCCAATCGATTGTCTCTGAAATTCTCACGGCTTGCCCAGGATCTGAATGGATTTCTTCTTCCAGTTCTACAAGTGGGCCATTAGGTGAATTAGAAAAGCCAATTCCTGGGGAAATTGATACAAGTTTCATTCAAAAGAAAATTCATCCGCAAGCTTTGGGACTATTTTACACAAAACAGGCATTATTCTTTAGTGGAACCAGAAAAGGGGAGCTGTTTACCAAATCACAATCAAAGATTCATGGTCATGGGTATTGGAATGGGAATCCTGAGATGAAAACCATTGGTTTTGTTTATGACCCAACGGGGAAAAAACACAAGTTTGAATCCGTAAAGGATGTATTTGGAATCGTTAAAGATATGTTAGGTTTAAAAGAAAAAAAAACCAAAGGGCCTCGTCTGCCTACGCATACAAAACCCTGA